In Chryseobacterium gotjawalense, the following are encoded in one genomic region:
- a CDS encoding dicarboxylate/amino acid:cation symporter, with product MKDILKNYSGIILLLGGIMVGSLIGIFFPNIVSYLKPLGDIFLNLLFVSVVPLVYFAVANSIASVEKGGKFGKIIFSMIFTFLLFIIIAALFTIAVVYFFPTEALPSTSHQVIENSGNDTWGDRIVSFFTVGEFAELFSRKNMLALLIFAFLTGTAARKAGEAGAVFRTFLASGYEVMKELLLLVMKAAPVGLGAYFAFQVATIGPQLFGFYAKPLGLYYTSGIVYFFLFFTIYAFVAKGKIGVRQFWTNNIYPSLTAISTCSSFATMPANLQAAARIGIPDAIANIVIPIGSTLHKNGSSMSSIIKIYVAFLIIGKDFFDPMNLLLALGITIFVSIVAGGIPNGGYIGEMLMISVYQLPVEAIPAVMIIGTLVDPLATVLNSTGDTVAAMFVTKISGEKFEEPKEFAP from the coding sequence ATGAAGGACATTCTGAAAAATTATTCCGGCATTATTTTACTCTTAGGTGGAATTATGGTCGGAAGTCTTATTGGAATATTTTTCCCAAATATTGTATCATATCTGAAACCGCTCGGAGATATTTTTCTGAATTTACTTTTCGTAAGCGTAGTTCCTCTGGTTTATTTTGCGGTGGCTAATTCAATCGCAAGTGTGGAAAAAGGCGGAAAATTCGGAAAGATTATTTTCTCTATGATTTTCACCTTTTTACTGTTTATCATCATTGCGGCACTTTTTACCATCGCTGTGGTTTACTTTTTTCCGACCGAAGCCTTGCCTTCGACTTCACATCAAGTCATCGAAAACTCTGGAAATGACACCTGGGGCGACCGAATCGTAAGCTTTTTTACCGTGGGGGAATTTGCGGAACTATTTTCCAGAAAAAATATGCTGGCGTTATTAATCTTTGCATTTTTAACCGGAACAGCAGCCAGAAAAGCGGGAGAAGCAGGAGCCGTTTTCCGGACTTTTTTAGCTTCGGGTTACGAAGTGATGAAGGAACTTTTACTTCTCGTGATGAAAGCGGCACCGGTTGGTTTAGGCGCTTATTTTGCTTTTCAGGTCGCGACCATCGGACCTCAACTTTTTGGTTTTTATGCAAAACCGCTCGGTTTATATTATACTTCCGGGATTGTTTATTTCTTCCTGTTTTTTACGATCTATGCATTTGTAGCCAAAGGTAAAATCGGTGTCCGACAATTCTGGACGAACAATATTTATCCGAGTTTAACAGCCATTTCGACCTGCAGCAGTTTTGCCACGATGCCCGCAAATTTACAGGCAGCCGCAAGAATAGGAATACCCGATGCTATCGCCAACATCGTAATTCCGATTGGAAGTACGCTTCACAAAAACGGCTCCTCCATGTCTTCTATCATTAAAATCTATGTTGCATTTCTGATCATCGGCAAAGATTTCTTCGATCCGATGAATTTACTTTTGGCATTAGGGATTACAATTTTTGTGAGTATCGTCGCAGGTGGAATTCCGAATGGCGGTTATATTGGTGAAATGCTGATGATTTCGGTGTATCAGTTACCGGTGGAAGCGATTCCGGCGGTGATGATTATCGGAACTTTGGTTGATCCATTAGCAACGGTTCTAAACTCCACCGGTGATACGGTTGCTGCGATGTTTGTCACGAAAATATCTGGGGAGAAATTTGAGGAACCGAAAGAGTTTGCTCCTTAA